The Lepeophtheirus salmonis chromosome 13, UVic_Lsal_1.4, whole genome shotgun sequence genome segment tatgtattttctgaaaagaagtGCACTCTCCAtctatatagtgctccctgactTGGTATTGATGCTctaacacgtcgttacctttattgtatctaaaaaaagataaaaagtaaGCACTTGCTGTAGCAAGAGCTTACTTTTTATCCTTAAATACAACCTTAATTGGATGTCTAACAAATTGTTAGGAGTGAAATGCttctatttgttcatttaatccTTCCAATTATTTACTGTATCTTGCTTCAGAAGATGCCCAATTATGATTTCCCCTATTGCAAAATTCAGGAGTGTGTTTCGGGTACAAAGATTAATGGAACTATATCTTTTTTAGTATGCTTATTTTCAATAGGTTTTAACATATAGAAAGACAGGATTTCTTATCCGatagtttttcttcaaagaccttattcaaaaatgtaatgagtTCACACTTGAATTCTAGTAGGTGTCTTATCCTTcctatagatatattttatccatAGCCTCTAAAGATTTCGGAGTGTCAGTTCCATTCCTGCGTCTTACTACACAGTATTAATCAGagtgggaaaaaaattcttatactGCAAATCCACAACAATTCTCATGTCCTgaccaagtccttgaatattttgatcTAGTCCTCAGATTTCATTCAAGCTTAGTTCAAGTCCATAATGGGATATGGGGTCCATAGTCTTAAGGCTGTTCTTGAGTCCACATTATACTAAGTTTAGAATCAAAGTCGAGTCGCAAGACTTAGCTAtgaagtccaagtcaagtctcgagtctttgatcGTGAGATTGtctttaatacatttattattataataacaattaattattaattagtaaagaTGTCTTTGAGACTATCTTAGAGACATTGAGGGAAGTCAAATTTTGTAGTAAGCCCCCTTTTACAAGGTGACtgtgtattaatattatatatataactataaggTGTCTTGATCAGATAACTTGCAACGCAGACCGGTTGACGTTAGGTGACAACTTTTTTGATCACATCACAACGGAGACAAGTTCAATATTACTCACTCAGATGAacatgatatttattatattcaagatataaaaaaaattaagattttattgttagtttatctttttcaaatgaGCATTTCATACTTAGTgcataatatccacttattcttaatatatgaTTGATTTCTTCACTTTATTGttggttatatttatttgaaaatgtttgtatctattttgacctatttttttattcaatacaacttttaatctttttttttaaataattttagtagtGTAATTGTCGgagggtaaaaatttacatcaaTAGAATTGTcttataagaaaatacaatagtattatatgatgtattaatataattagttttataaatttgaatttcctccTCAATTGACTCCGCTGTGACATCATCAAAATAGTAAGaacaattgtaaacaaaagcaaagaaatttCTTATCGACATACCTTAAATATAGTCACCTTGCCATTTTTGTATGAGTATGCCCTACACGTAGTTATCTTTAATGTATCACGCAGCCTTTGctccaaaaagaaaccgaaataaggcccgaaatcatttggtagttagtcAAATTAGTCAATCATACCACTGCTATTCATATCTTATGTACTcgcagactatcactgtcatattatttcttcagcattttgaaaaacaattacatattattagaaTCTACATTGTAATTTATtcgatactttattataatattacttagtaatattttattaaaagagtagttatgatcAGGTATTATAtcatttctataaagaaattggcaaaataataaaatggtcgatatatatattatataaacgatcAAATTGTACTCTTGTTTTTTTGGAACCtgagcatatgtatagaataagtTATTCACTATacattaataacttattactttgtgtatttatgaaaaagaataaattattaaatagccATGACGAATCAAGGAAGAAGAgggaatcgatagctgacaagaaaatattgaggttttttttgtgtgttagcGAGATGACGCTAGATTATCCACCAAAAACTCAATGTTAGctagttaacatttttttcgtGGATTAGCTGTCGCGCCCTCAATTTTCCTACTTTACCTTTTTCTAGATTCGACTTGTTTTGATTTTGTGTTAATAGTCATAGAATAATAAacagaaaacaaataatattaatacccAACTGATTACGTATCTAAAAATGGGTAATTGAGGAATATGAGCAAACAATCATCTAGAATGGATGAAGAAGAAGACTTGGAATGGCTTCACTCCCTTTTGGAGTCAGTTCAATTGGATCGATTTTTCAGCGTTATCCGAGATGAACTACAAATAACGAGGATGTCACATCTGGACTTTGTCACTCCAGAAGATTTTGATAAGgtttgggataaaaaaaaatgctactaAGTCATCCTATTTTACAAATCCCATTTGTTTAGATCGGAATGGCGCGTCCCGCCTCCAGACGTTTAATGGAATCCATTAAAAAGAAACGGAGAAAAATGTTGATTTCCAAATTTATTCCAGGATCCCGAAGTTTTGGTGCCCTATCCTCCTCCGGCGCGACCGGCGGTGGCGCCTCCTCCTCGTTGTCAAATAGTACTCGTGTAAAAGGAGATGGAGCCTTCTCTCCAACTCAGGAAGGTGCCTCCCAATCCTTTCCCTCTTCCTGTATTATACAAGATAAGGATATTTCACTTCAAGGAGAACTCGGTAATGGGTCCTTTGGTGTTGTAAGAAGAGGGGAATGGAGTACACCATCCGGTAAAATCCTACCGATTGCGGCAAAGGTTCTCAAAAAGGACACAGGCACTCCATCCTCTGTTTATGAAGACTTCATTAAAGAAGTCCTTAGTATGTTGGATCTTGAACATGAAAACCTTATCCGTCTTTATGGTATCGTACTTAAACAACCCCTCATGATGATTGTAGAGCTTGCTCCACTAGGATCTCTCATTGACTATCTACATAAACAATGTGAACGAATCCCCATAACGAATATTTGGGACTTTGCAATACAAATTGCAAACGGAATGACTTACTTAGAGTCAAAAAGATTCATTCACAGAGATCTTGCTTGTAGAAATGTGCTACTTGCTACATCTAGTCGGATTAAAATCGGGGATTTTGGATTAATGCGAGCTTTAACgcaaaaagatgatttttatgTAATGACGGAGCGGAATAAAGTTCCTTTTCCTTGGTGTGCACCTGAATCTCTCAAAAATAGACTATTTTCTCACGCATCGGATACTTGGATGTTTGCTGTAACTTTATGGGAAATGTTTTCATTTGGTCAAGAACCATGGTTGGGACTCAATGGTActcaaattttaaggaaaattgaCGTGGAGGGCGAAAGACTTGGACAACCATATGCTTGCCCCAACTATATTTATCGTTTATTATTAGAGTGTTGGGCTAAAGTTCCAACAGATCGTCCAAATTTCGAATCTCTTAAAGATTTACTAACAGAAAGCTGCCCCCCTATTATGAAGGCTATTGCTAAATTCTCAGAAGAGGGAAAACTCAAAGTTGAATGTGGGGATCCTGTCATCATCATTGATAGCAACTCTGAGCATTATTGGTGGAAAGGACAATGTCTTCGTACTTTTAATATTGGTTACTTCCCTcgtaaaataatgattcataCGTCTGAAAGTAAAAAGTCAAAGGATATTTCttggcctttaaaaaaatcttttattcacACTGGTCATGGCTCTCATCAAGGCAAAACATGGGGGAAACCAGATTTCATTGATcctatttatctaaaaaatccaaaatcacCTCCAGATAAAACGAGTCCTATAAAGACGAATTCCACTCCTCTTTCTGCTACCCTACGCTTGAGTAATAGGCTATCAAGTAGGAAATTCGAACCTTCCATGCCCAGTCCAACGGAGGATAAGCAATCATTTACTCCTCCTCAGTCAAATACGACTTCTCCTGTTAAAATCCATCATGTTAAGGAAGATTCTTTGATTGATTTGGAAGAGCAGTCATATCAAAGACCTAGTCAACCCGAGCCTGACTTTCCTCGTTATATCAATGATACAGCAGCAATAAACAATGGTATACATTTTAGATGTAGTTCCATATTAGATGAACCGATTGACATTCCTGAAATACCGAATAAAAACATTAGAGTTACGTATGCTAATGTTGAGGAGGAAGAGGAGCACGATTTAATAGAGGTTGATACGGAAACTCCTAATGCGATATCTCCTCCTCCACCGCCACCTCGTATTGATGAAACTGTTGTATTAGATAATTCGTTTGACTCCCTTCCTCCTGGTTGTACCTATCATGAACCTCCTGGAAATGATGAAGATGATCCTTTTGATACATCCAGAATTATTATTCACGAAGAATCTCAAACTGAAAATGGGGCAACCGAACCATCCATCATTCATCGACTTATGACgtcagaagaaaataaagaggaTCCTATCTTGGTTCCACCATATACTCCTAAGCTTCCTAATTCTCCCTTTTCCCCTCCAGCATTCAATCCTGATGATATTGTGTTAGAAAGTAATGAAGCCATTGCTGGTCTTGAATCTCCCCTTCCAGCTCCAGCATCGAATGTATTACATCTCAACAACatgaaacaaaatacaatggCTAAAAGTGAAAGCGGTGGAGCATTTGGATGGTTGAGCAATACAATGCACGAAATGATCGGTAAAAATACAAATCCGAATGTTTTTCAATTTCCTCCTCCAGAGAATCATCCTCGATCCATATCCCCTCAAGTCAATTCTGTGCCCATTTCCACTTCTATGTATAAAAATCAGCCAGCTCGTAATCCTTATTACCAACATATTGATTTCCAATTAGCTAAGCCTGAACCCATTCATATTCCACACTCCCTGAATCAACTACAAGAACGTAGCGTTCCAAGGACAAATCATTCCAACAATATTGTTTCAGGACAGGCGTTTAACTTCCCACCCGATCTGGATTtgagaaataaacaagaaagTTATGGATGTGGTGGCAATGGAGCTATAATAACGCATCAACAAAGATTAAAAGTAAAGTTActgtgaaaaaagttttgtaattaataataatgattttttcccgCTGTTATTACAATTAGGAGAATCAAATATCTGTTCACAACTCCCCTTCCAAGAGTGAGAGACAAAAATCCAATCAGTCGATTTTAAAACCGGAGAAAGTTCCTTTCCATCAGTACGTCCCTCCCCTTAATGGTAGCATGAAAGAGCAATTATCAGTATTAGCAAATAAACCCGaagaatttggaaaaaatggcacTGTGGAAGCTGCAGAAAAAGAATTTATTCGCGAGTTGGAACTGAGCTTAGGGTTGACATACATTCCCTCACCCCCGTCTAATGCTAGTAGTAGTTCTAATTATCAGCAAAATACTCTTAAGGTAGCTCTTCCTGAGGAAAGAGCTGCTAGTTCCAAAAATACAGCTACTGTTAAACCGTTCGTGAGTCCTAATTGTCGCTCACCCTCTAACAGTATTGGGGATGTGGCCGCTGTTAAAGACTCGTGGAAGTCTCTTAACCTCGGCAACAAATCCAATAATAGTAGTATTGAGCacaataatatgatttatcttCCTCCACCTCCTTCCAGCGGAGCAGTTCCTCGACGATCTTCTAATAGCcaattagaaatgaataaaatcgtTCAGGTAATGAATCATGAATATCTCCTTCCCCACTTGATATTctattataaagatatttttttacttttaaaggtGAGTAAATTCGTTCCTGGAATAAGTGCAAGTCAAGTGAGATCCTCTTTGGAGGCAGTCAACTGGGATGTTTCCATTGCAGTtaagaatttgaaaattgataagCTATATCGTATAGGGATTGCAGATAAACCACGCTGTGAAAAAGTACTTAAATCTGTCAATTGGAATCTGGAACACGCTGCGGCAAATCTTATTGAAAACTAAAGTAATCATAATAGCTTTGACCacgttttatttaaatacttgtaTATGCATGTCACCACGCACAAAagctatttttagtatttgtacTATGTTTTAGTTAggtacatatttgaatttttaggcattaaatataatctttatcTTAAAAGGGATTAGTGTTTCTCAATCAATTCATACAAAGCGTCTGCTGTAGTCCTTGCCCCTTCTATCCACTCACACTGATCCATTAAAAAACTCGGAATACCTGATTCTCCATACCAGGCACCTGCTATAGCTCCTGTCATTGATGCAATAGTGTCCGTGTCCCCACCAAAACTTATTGCAGTCATAAGGGCACGCTGAAAGGGACTATCAATGTCGTCAAAAGGAGTCGTAGAGTCTTTAGTTTTAAGAAAACTAAAAATAGATGTAGGAACAGACTTAAGTGCAGATATATCGTTCCCCAAATCTATGGGTATATCTTCAACGCTATCCTTGAGCTTAGATTCTATCAGCTTGATTTGAGATGCAAAGGTTTCATCGTTTTCTCCACTACTATTGTCCGTATCGACCATATCTTTACTTAATTCAAGTAGACTGTTAAGGAAATGTAGATCGTGCCTAAGTGCGAGCCTTACAGCCATACATTGAATCAGTGCACCATTCACTCCTTCGTTATGAAAATGCGTTAATTTTGATACAGTTTCAACGTACTGCAGCATTTTCTTGTCCGAAAGATGATAACTGTATAGAGCAATGGGATGCACACGCATTGAGGCTCCATTCCCATAGGATCCTAAGCCATTAAACTGTTTGGAGGCAGGTAAAAAGGGGATTTCCGCATTAGACTCCTTGAGAGCCTTAAACACCGAGACAACCCCTGATCCATATCCTCTTAAGGGTTCTTTGAAATAAGATTGATAAAACCGCGTAGCAATGGTGCGAGCACTTGGAAAAGATCCATCTTTGGATTCAATGAGGGCTTGGGCCAACTCCCTTGCCATGGCAGTATCATCTGTATAACGCTTCAGTCTCTCTCCTTCTTCATTATACTCGAATTCTTTCCTCACCCTTTCCTCACTAATACCATTCCAATACTTGCACTCCACTGGAGAGCCCATGGCATCCCCTATCACTGCCCCAATCATGCATCCTCGAAATCCGTCTCGTACTGACTTTCTCATTCCTTACTAGATCAAAGAGAGATAAGACATTGATTTAATACTAATAGCCATTGATTATTTGTAGATTAACTTTTAACTATAGAAATACAAACGAAAATAGATACTTTGtcattacttatttaatattttatcgtaatttcaaatttgttaccCATCCGCCCACAAACAAAAACAGTTTATAAAACTGAGGTGTGAGGGAGTTTTGcttaaagcattaaaccaagtagcgaaacgcgcCCGTTAGTCTGAGGAGAAAGAATGGTGCagtgtcatatttttattcaaaagatgtcgcttttcattTTCCTGCCACTGAGCCTCACCCATATAAATTAACCTTCAATTAAGTTCTTAATTTGGTAAAGCTTAAATtacttgaatttaaatatagtaatatgGATGATCATTATCTACGAAACCTCCGAAATTCACCTTTTTCACTCTTGTAATGCTTTGGACCTCAGGTAATGTCATTAATTAGATGCTTGAGAAtcgtaaaaagtaaataagtatatttttgaacagcAGCAAGTCGCCAAGAGTCCTTATTTCTTCACCAAATCACGAGACGGAGAAGTATTTACTAAATTACTTCAATTTCGTCATATGGGACTCTGAGACAGTAAGTGTTTTTCCCTTTTAGTGGTGGAGGATGCTAGATATGTATTCCCCTCCTTGACGAAGGACTTTGGTCagaggaagatgaaaaacacCAAACTGAATCCTCATCCATTGGAATGACCCTTCTGACTCCAAGATTACTAGCACAATAGTTTTCCTAATTTCATAATACGAGGGATTTACCTAAGAACATACTATTTACTACAATATCTTTATAATCAAGCACGCTGAGGTTTCCGAGGAAGAGTTATCAGTATCAGCATAAGCATACGGAAATGTGgggatatattatattattatataatataggaGTTGATTTAGCTtttctgttataaaaaaaatctcgtCTTCCTGTATTTCTTGTCCAAATCCgtgtataatatcaatataactttaaatacttaatatttcatcttgatttattttgacttcaaaaagtaaaaaagactTCAGCACATGAACCAAAGTAATTCATTaccttcaaatttgatattcaaattttgaatataaattaactcATGTGATCAAATTGAATCCAATGATTGAACAGCCAATAAAATCATTCTATAAACGGTTTTTAATAAGCTATATAAGATTTAAATGGATAgtgtaaagttattttaaatttattgacttCAGAAATGAGTTTaatagcttttgatttttttctctattctttgataatacaattttttaaagatataatatatttgcaacttcttgttggttgtgtttgataattaatagtaagttagtagtaaatattttatttttgaatttttactatcattatttataacaagACATAATTACtgcatagtttatatttatgaacaaaaattgagctTCATTTTCAAACTAAATAACTGAAATTCCTTTTTGAACGCAATTCAAATCCAGTTTTTCATTCAGTTAAGATAAAGACAAAATACTATCATCATGGTATAAGAGTTTCAGACATaggatacaatttattaattattttcccccGTTGTGCTTCTATCAATAAAACTACAACTATCAAatcatgaaattaattaattattattaagtagcctatattattttttaaattgaaaagtatAGTTGTAATTGTGAATCTTGTCTACATATGTTAAAAACAACAGAAAGGGAATCCTACGATGACAAAATCActagaattataaaaattgcagATTACACTGAGATATCCTCGTTTATTGTttacataaagtattttaaaatgttattttaccaATAGAAAATGCCATTACAAATTGAAATCAGTCTTTATATACATCTGAACAGAAAAATGTTGCtcttaaatttaaagaattaagtAATTTCATAATCAAAGACTGACCAAATATCCCATTGTCACTCATTAaaagataaagtaatgaatataatCATAAGATTAAGATTAGTAATATTTgcaaagactttaaaaaaaaagaacaagaaattAGAAATTACGTTAAAGATAATGGTCAACATAGTTCTAAAAGTATGGCAACGAGATTGGctgttaataaaatgaaatgaacaaataattatttttattaagttacgTTCGATCTAGTTATTCCAAATGTTAGAATGTAGCGAACTTTAAGACTTATGGAATCAATGTTTGCCTTAAGTACGAAGAATTAGGATGCACTGCCCATTCTAGAGGCGGGGTCTGTTGGACGTTCGTAAGACCTTTTATAACTATGTACAGGGGTCTGATTGAACTAGAGAAAAAGACATCATATCTCTCATCAATAAAGTTAGCTCGTTGCCTATGGAGCTGAGAGAGGTCAAGAATTTGTTTGCTTCGTCACACCAAGACAGAAGCTCGAAAAGAGAATATCTCTCCAAGACACATAGACAAAAAAATGTCTTAGTGGCGCCATGTCCGTTGGTGGCTTCTGATTCGGGTAAAAACTACAGTCCCAACATCGAAAATAAGTCCGGAGAATATAGTTATGcatgttttaattttctgtatcATATTACAATAATCGTGAAACACTCATGGCGTGAGATCCTAGGCTATTCTGTacttaatattagttattatatagtTTGGCTGAGAGTATAGggtcatatattattataacataggggagagtgaggatacattttacaaaaattaatgatttttgtaaaatgtcataagtttcacaatttaaaagataattcaacgcccGGGCAACATGGCATAGGTAGTTGCCTGAGACAAATAATTCCagagtatttttgatgtagtgcaataattaataaccttttattggtgttttcgaaACCAACCAAAAGTAGGAGAAGACATCATACAAGGTAGGAGGATGCATGGTACAAGGTAGGATTGGAATGTTACAACAGAaggaaacatgtaaaaactgtaatttattattttcaaacatttatttaatttttattacagtttgtcagcataaagtaaatacttataattacatatataagataaaaaaataaaacatttacagaaacaGAGCAtagtcaataataaaattaaaaaaatattattttttttactatttactgggattgataattaaagtatatcatgaaattacataaaaaacaaaatagaattaaatagaatatatctaagtatatagtacgagtatatataataaaaatgtggtGCAACAAGTCTCCTCTATAGTGTTagaatcagaataaatgatgtgaactgaatattgaaacgactaatatattacaagcatgttaattaattgagcATTATGCTAgactatgatatttaataaaatataattaaaatctcatgttttGTAATGGAAATATATGTCAATAAACACTtacctaaaatgtttacttttagtgtcaaaaatttcaatgtcgaaaTTATCTTTAACCGTTAGCATTAGGCAACCCGagttttatattgatttgatgAACAAAGGAATACATTCAATTGTATATGAACAAGGTTCTttagataactttacattttaaagttattggtaGTGTAATATGGCTTTTTTGGAACATTCACAACCACGTTTATGGACTAACATCTTTTGGTTGGGTTGAATTAAAGATGAAGAGACCGCTTCAGTATCGTTATTGCACGTTGAGtagtaaaacataatttatattattaaattcccCAATTCCTTCGTATCTCCTTAGATAAGTGAATTATGATCACCGTGTTTCCTTGAAGTGGTCTACTCGCTCCCATTCTCTGCCAAAATTCTTGATCTTTGTTTCCGGTATCAAGGTTTTCCATAGAATTTGATTAATGGTGTACTCAAAGTATCTCTTACAGACtatatatgaaacatattaTACCAGTAGCTCGTGATACATTTGAtcgtataatgttttaatatgtatatattcataataaatccAGTAAATACTGAATAGTGATGCATGATATATCcaagttaataaaaacttaaatgaaGACAGCATAAGTAGTAAACTAAAACCAcctaagaaataaattaaaatttacaaatgtcgatttattgattaaattatttatttattatgattggAGTTTGATGGGTTGTAGATCTTGTACATAGTATGAGGGGTCATCATGAGACAATTCCCTCTGATGGCGATACATGTATAATGTGAGCATCTTTCCATCAAGGAATTTGATGAAACTGATCCAGTAATAATTTCTTTGAGTTCTAAGTTCGTCTTCAGTAAGGGATAATACTAATAAGTACATTATGAATGAGAAAgttaatgaatttgaaaataaaacaaaaacttaagagtaaattatttttgttactcaTAAAATGCGGCTCATTCTTACCACGAAACACTAAACGGTTTGAGGCATACTAATATTCAAGTTGAGCTCCTCAAAAAGGAAGTTAAGAGTTCTTATTAATCTTCATGAAGGTCCAAGTCAACCCTTGTTATCTTTCCCATTATACTCAACAATCCAATTTGCGTCTTCCGGACCTTTAATGAGCATATTCTACAATTAAAATCTATTCTACGTCATATCATACATTAAACGTACGAGTAAAGTGATTGAAGAGAAAACACAGATTAGTAACTATTGCTTCTCTGAACCTCTGAtaatcagacaaaaaaaataagaaattgaatacTGGATAATTAAAAGGTAAGAATAAATCATGTTATTGctttacaaagattatatatttttttatctcaataggGGAAGTATATTGGATGTTTATCGGAAGTGGACTTAaggatattttggaaaaaatctccttgttattatggatatacagggtgtccacgataaattggaactactttaaacttcatccagatccataatgtggatattcggggttaaatcatactaatataaaaggttgcgtgaacaatacactataacttccaccacaactgttttgacaaaaaaacaatagtcatcatggaacaatcaaggagagacgccatcctcgaattggctcgcgcgggacacaagccctctgctatctacaagcttcttaactatcccaagaccacggtgtaccgggtcttcaatgcctgggaggttgaggggaaggtctgccgcaaggcccacaacatgagaagtgaccgaatccgcactccccgcttccttgaaggcctccggaagtccatcaaggcttcgccggggacttccttgtccaggttggccaagaaccgtggagtgagcaagcagctggtctcacaggctgtgaatgaggacctcggatacaggtcataccgaaaggccaaacaacacatcttCACGgaatccatgaaggccaccaggctcaccaacggtaagcgtctcctcaatgacctgaagagccatggaggaagaatcatcttcttctccgaaaagataagaactggactgtcgacagaagctacaacgtccagaatgacaggtggcttgccaaggagagagaagaggtccctgcggtcttcaccacaaagttcccggcctccgtgatgaccctgggtggcatctgcagcaccggtggggtgatgcctccttttttcttcaatttccttCAAAAGTTAAGAAGATATAcgtaatttaaacaaaatgttcAGTTTCGGAAAggtaatcccccccccctccgaTCCAAAACCCAACTATGTCGCactgtacatataattaatgagATAGATCCTATATTGCTATGTAATATAAACATCGCCTGTTTAAAGGAAAGAGAGGAagttatttatcttttcaatCAACCATTCAATATTGCTTCCTTAATCagactttcaaaataaaatctgCCCCTTACAGAATAAAgcttttacatacataatataaggaattataataattcactACGTTTAATCCTAAGATATTacttaactaattaaaataagttaagtattatatttgattacaaTACTAACAACTTGTATATTTATTCTACTTGCAACTCTTTTCCAAAAAGAGCTGAAACATATGTACACCTATTTAGGtacataaaattagaaataatatataatgactaatgggtaaaaaaaagtaagtaactTGATAAGGccaaacaagaaataaaattacatatcacATTGATAAACTAggtcaaatgaaaataatgagcATATAagtatgata includes the following:
- the Ack gene encoding uncharacterized protein Ack, which translates into the protein MSKQSSRMDEEEDLEWLHSLLESVQLDRFFSVIRDELQITRMSHLDFVTPEDFDKIGMARPASRRLMESIKKKRRKMLISKFIPGSRSFGALSSSGATGGGASSSLSNSTRVKGDGAFSPTQEGASQSFPSSCIIQDKDISLQGELGNGSFGVVRRGEWSTPSGKILPIAAKVLKKDTGTPSSVYEDFIKEVLSMLDLEHENLIRLYGIVLKQPLMMIVELAPLGSLIDYLHKQCERIPITNIWDFAIQIANGMTYLESKRFIHRDLACRNVLLATSSRIKIGDFGLMRALTQKDDFYVMTERNKVPFPWCAPESLKNRLFSHASDTWMFAVTLWEMFSFGQEPWLGLNGTQILRKIDVEGERLGQPYACPNYIYRLLLECWAKVPTDRPNFESLKDLLTESCPPIMKAIAKFSEEGKLKVECGDPVIIIDSNSEHYWWKGQCLRTFNIGYFPRKIMIHTSESKKSKDISWPLKKSFIHTGHGSHQGKTWGKPDFIDPIYLKNPKSPPDKTSPIKTNSTPLSATLRLSNRLSSRKFEPSMPSPTEDKQSFTPPQSNTTSPVKIHHVKEDSLIDLEEQSYQRPSQPEPDFPRYINDTAAINNGIHFRCSSILDEPIDIPEIPNKNIRVTYANVEEEEEHDLIEVDTETPNAISPPPPPPRIDETVVLDNSFDSLPPGCTYHEPPGNDEDDPFDTSRIIIHEESQTENGATEPSIIHRLMTSEENKEDPILVPPYTPKLPNSPFSPPAFNPDDIVLESNEAIAGLESPLPAPASNVLHLNNMKQNTMAKSESGGAFGWLSNTMHEMIGKNTNPNVFQFPPPENHPRSISPQVNSVPISTSMYKNQPARNPYYQHIDFQLAKPEPIHIPHSLNQLQERSVPRTNHSNNIVSGQAFNFPPDLDLRNKQESYGCGGNGAIITHQQRLKENQISVHNSPSKSERQKSNQSILKPEKVPFHQYVPPLNGSMKEQLSVLANKPEEFGKNGTVEAAEKEFIRELELSLGLTYIPSPPSNASSSSNYQQNTLKVALPEERAASSKNTATVKPFVSPNCRSPSNSIGDVAAVKDSWKSLNLGNKSNNSSIEHNNMIYLPPPPSSGAVPRRSSNSQLEMNKIVQVSKFVPGISASQVRSSLEAVNWDVSIAVKNLKIDKLYRIGIADKPRCEKVLKSVNWNLEHAAANLIEN
- the LOC121128619 gene encoding ADP-ribosylhydrolase ARH3; this encodes MRKSVRDGFRGCMIGAVIGDAMGSPVECKYWNGISEERVRKEFEYNEEGERLKRYTDDTAMARELAQALIESKDGSFPSARTIATRFYQSYFKEPLRGYGSGVVSVFKALKESNAEIPFLPASKQFNGLGSYGNGASMRVHPIALYSYHLSDKKMLQYVETVSKLTHFHNEGVNGALIQCMAVRLALRHDLHFLNSLLELSKDMVDTDNSSGENDETFASQIKLIESKLKDSVEDIPIDLGNDISALKSVPTSIFSFLKTKDSTTPFDDIDSPFQRALMTAISFGGDTDTIASMTGAIAGAWYGESGIPSFLMDQCEWIEGARTTADALYELIEKH